Proteins encoded together in one Deltaproteobacteria bacterium window:
- a CDS encoding SBBP repeat-containing protein, whose translation MFDVFVSKLLPDGSDFVFSTYLGGSGADSGRSIAVDGSGDSYITGVTSSDDFPVQNAFQADLAGTGDAFVSKLESDGSGLVYSSYLGGKAARRGGGGGGGGGGGGGASCFIATAAYGSPLANQVKILRHFRDRVLLHYGVGRVLVRSYYRYSPPVAHFISKRPLLRLAVRWALLPVIGFAWLALRLEPLAAGASGLLLLTVMSVLLYVMLRSRGKHPTT comes from the coding sequence ATGTTTGATGTTTTTGTGAGCAAGCTTTTGCCTGATGGCAGTGATTTCGTCTTTTCCACCTACCTTGGCGGCAGTGGAGCTGACTCGGGCAGGAGCATTGCAGTGGACGGCAGCGGCGACAGCTATATTACCGGCGTTACCAGTTCGGATGATTTTCCAGTACAGAACGCTTTTCAGGCTGACCTGGCAGGCACTGGTGATGCCTTTGTGAGCAAGCTGGAAAGCGATGGCAGCGGTCTGGTCTACTCCTCCTATCTGGGAGGCAAGGCTGCCCGCCGCGGAGGCGGCGGCGGCGGAGGCGGCGGCGGGGGCGGCGGCGCCAGTTGCTTCATTGCCACGGCTGCCTATGGTTCGCCGCTGGCAAATCAGGTGAAAATACTTCGGCATTTTCGCGATCGGGTGTTGCTCCACTATGGTGTGGGCAGAGTGCTGGTACGGTCTTATTACCGTTATTCTCCGCCGGTGGCCCACTTTATCAGCAAGAGGCCCCTGTTGAGGCTGGCTGTACGGTGGGCACTTCTGCCAGTTATTGGCTTTGCCTGGCTGGCACTCAGACTTGAACCGCTGGCAGCGGGTGCCAGTGGGCTCTTACTGCTGACGGTTATGAGCGTGTTGCTCTACGTTATGCTGAGAAGCAGGGGCAAACATCCTACTACATAA
- a CDS encoding SBBP repeat-containing protein, with protein TLGGSSDAFVSKFTTDGTAILFSTYLGGSGDEAGNSIAVSSSGQPFIVGRTDSGDFPTVNAFDDGLDGSSDAFVSKLKTDGTDFIFSTYLGGSGDEMAYGVAVDGSGNSYITGATSSDDFPTKNAFDEELGGAADAFVSKLNTAGNDLIYSTYVGGGVANDMGNAIAVDGSKNSYITGVTNSPDFPTTANAFDGGLEAELEAFITKVDSSGNFLQYSTYLGGSGNRTVANDIAVDGSGLAYITGKTSAADFPLQDPLTTNQNLQGAADAFVVKLAGDGASLEYSTYLGGGGDNDVGLGIAVDSNNRAYLTGSTDSSDFPLKSALDNSLSGPSDAFVTKLSSSGTDLLYSTYLGGSGSESGNAIAVDSSNRAYIAGTTESSDFPLKNAVDDTLDGAADGFVTKLNTTGTALVYSTYLGGSGSESGNAIAVDSSGRAYIAGTTDSPDFPTKNALDSTLTGPSDGFVCRLTSAGTVLSYSTYLGGKNSETCADIAVDSNNRAYV; from the coding sequence ACTCTGGGCGGCAGCAGCGACGCCTTTGTGAGCAAGTTTACCACGGATGGCACAGCCATTCTGTTTTCTACTTACCTTGGCGGCAGCGGCGACGAGGCGGGCAACAGCATTGCCGTGAGCAGCAGCGGCCAGCCATTCATAGTAGGCAGGACGGATTCTGGCGATTTTCCCACAGTGAACGCTTTTGATGATGGGTTGGACGGCAGCAGCGACGCCTTTGTAAGCAAGTTGAAGACGGATGGTACAGACTTCATCTTTTCCACCTATCTGGGCGGCAGCGGGGATGAAATGGCCTATGGTGTTGCCGTGGATGGCTCAGGTAACAGCTACATCACGGGTGCCACCAGTTCAGATGATTTTCCGACGAAGAATGCTTTTGACGAGGAACTCGGCGGTGCGGCCGACGCTTTTGTGAGCAAGTTGAATACTGCGGGCAATGATCTCATCTATTCCACCTATGTCGGCGGGGGTGTGGCCAATGATATGGGCAACGCTATTGCGGTAGACGGCTCGAAAAACAGCTACATCACCGGTGTGACCAACTCGCCTGACTTCCCCACCACGGCGAACGCTTTTGACGGTGGACTCGAAGCTGAATTGGAGGCATTTATAACCAAAGTCGACTCCAGCGGCAACTTCCTGCAATACTCCACCTATCTGGGCGGCAGCGGCAATCGGACTGTTGCCAATGACATTGCCGTAGACGGCAGCGGCCTGGCCTATATCACCGGCAAGACTTCGGCTGCTGACTTTCCCTTGCAGGATCCTCTGACTACGAATCAGAACCTGCAGGGTGCTGCCGATGCCTTTGTGGTCAAGCTGGCAGGTGACGGCGCCTCTCTGGAGTATTCCACCTATCTTGGTGGAGGCGGTGACAATGATGTGGGTCTTGGCATCGCAGTTGACAGCAACAACAGGGCCTACCTTACCGGCAGCACGGATTCCAGTGATTTCCCACTGAAAAGCGCCCTGGACAACTCTTTGAGTGGTCCTTCCGACGCTTTTGTAACCAAGTTGAGCAGTTCTGGTACAGATCTGCTCTACTCCACCTATCTGGGCGGCAGTGGTTCGGAGTCTGGAAATGCTATTGCGGTGGACAGCAGCAACAGGGCCTATATTGCCGGCACCACCGAGTCGAGCGATTTCCCACTGAAGAACGCTGTGGACGACACCCTGGACGGTGCTGCGGACGGCTTTGTAACCAAGTTGAACACCACGGGCACAGCACTGGTCTACTCCACCTATCTGGGCGGCAGTGGTTCGGAGTCTGGAAATGCTATTGCGGTGGACAGCAGCGGCAGGGCCTACATTGCCGGCACCACTGATTCGCCTGATTTCCCGACGAAAAATGCACTGGACAGCACCTTGACTGGTCCTTCAGACGGTTTTGTGTGCAGACTTACTAGTGCCGGAACGGTTCTGTCGTACTCTACTTACCTGGGGGGAAAGAACTCCGAGACCTGTGCTGATATCGCGGTGGACAGCAACAACAGGGCTTATGTTTGA